From a region of the Mauremys mutica isolate MM-2020 ecotype Southern chromosome 12, ASM2049712v1, whole genome shotgun sequence genome:
- the LOC123345183 gene encoding uncharacterized protein LOC123345183 yields MRAHTHIHTHTHQPVPHTVNSTCSNTHTLIRPLSPTSRCSHLRGTDHKTFHRPLGLTLPDDAEAELSWPHGAAQRAGTMEQLPALSTVLCIVLLIPTGGAGLTVLQSPAALRVSPGETVTLNCSFENRQGSVAKATWTRAPGVVLDSAHPFYSRRLRMSHLDLLQKGEATLTLSELELRDSGLYQCQISIHRGESGTGAGTELQVMGRNQSDTDKVPAPSGSCARELLYQVTIALGLLLILGLAATLLLKRHRAPPHSQPRQRQPKGQGSQAAAERENLHYAEITVQTTARRDHTSNHSQRR; encoded by the exons atgcgtgcacacacacacatacacacacacacacaccagcctgtcCCTCACACAGTTAATAGCACatgctcaaacacacacacactcatccgGCCCTTGTCCCCCACCTCTCGCTGCAGCCATCTCAGAGGCACTGACCACAAAACTTTCCACCGCCCCCTGGGGCTGACGCTTCCGGATGATGCTGAGGCTGAGCTGAGCTGGCCCCACGGAGCTGCCCAGAGAGCGGGGACCATGGAGCAGCTGCCAGCCCTGAGCACCGTCCTCTGCATTGTCCTCCTCATCCCCACCGGGGGAGCAG GTCTCACAGTCCttcagagccctgctgccctccGAGTGTCCCCCGGCGAGACTGTGACACTTAACTGCTCCTTCGAGAACAGACAGGGCAGCGTGGCCAAAGCGACCTGGACCAGAGCGCCCGGAGTCGTGCTGGATTCTGCCCATCCCTTCTACAGCAGGCGGCTCCGTATGTCCCACCTGGATCTGCTCCAGAAAGGGGAGGCCACGCTGACCCTGTCGGAGCTGGAGCTGCGGGACTCTGGTCTCTACCAGTGTCAGATCAGCATCCACCGGGGAGAGAGCGGGACGGGAGCAGGCACCGAGCTGCAGGTGATGGGGAGAAACCAGAGTGACACAG ATAAAGTACCAGCCCCCTCAGGGAGCTGCGCCCGGGAGCTCCTGTACCAGGTCACCATCGCCCTGGGGCTCCTTCTCATCCTTGGCCTGGCGGCCACCCTCCTCCTGAAGAGACACCGAG CACCGCCCCACTCGCAGCCCCGCCAGCGGCAGCCAAAG ggccagggcagccaggCGGCCGCGGAGAGAGAGAACCTGCACTACGCAGAGATCACAGTCCAGACCACAGCACGCAGGGACCACACGTCCAACCACTCCCAGCGGCGCTGA
- the NFKBIL1 gene encoding NF-kappa-B inhibitor-like protein 1, which translates to MASRHQRRLWRYVESGRHRRLRSLLARHREALDLDQPGGHKGRPPLHYACAHRDPITAQILLGHGANPTLQDRQGDTALHHAARQAARKGKSAYKVLFATLQSHCPRAMGVRNRAGETPGDLLGPTKAEQQPPEGPEESDGDWEWRQKLFGECQDEYQEIWRYEEDFCTAHPDPEPYEQWAERMAREYRRKDRQGAGPGHQRAGPGPQDPSHGATQPPRHPSQRPLEEESRLFRERARTKKEELREAKRQRYQEGCARVFAPDATRPLRYGDIPWPSPTGTVAEMAAAAMLGTDPSDAGAYRRQLRRQQALWHPDKFAQRCGGRLAEPDRCRVLATVTALSQELNRLAEAAK; encoded by the exons ATGGCCTCGCGGCACCAGCGCCGCCTCTGGCGCTACGTGGAGTCTGGCCGGCACCGCAGGCTGCGCTCGCTCCTCGCCCGCCACCGGGAGGCGTTGGACCTGGACCAGCCAGGGGGGCACAAGGGCCGTCCTCCCCTGCACTATGCCTGTGCCCACCGAGACCCCATTACCGCCCAGATCCTGCTGGGCCACGGAGCCAACCCCACCCTCCAGGACCGGCAAGGAGACACGGCCCTGCACCACGCCGCCCGGCAGGCTGCCCGCAAGGGCAAGAGTG cgTACAAAGTCCTCTTTGCCACCCTGCAGAGCCACTGCCCTCGGGCCATGGGGGTCCGGAACCGGGCCGGGGAGACGCCCGGGGACCTGCTGGGGCCCACGAAGGCGGAGCAG CAGCCCCCGGAGGGACCCGAAGAGAGCGACGGGGACTGGGAATGGCGGCAGAAGCTCTTCGGGGAATGCCAAGATGAATACCAGGAGATCTGGCGCTACGAAG aggatTTCTGCACGGCCCACCCGGACCCAGAACCCTACGAGCAGTGGGCAGAGCGCATGGCGCGGGAATACAGACGCAAAGAccgccagggggcggggcctggccacCAGAGGGCGGGGCCTGGCCCTCAGGACCCCAGCCACGGCGCCACGcagcccccccgccacccctcccagcgccccctggaggaaGAGTCTCGTCTGTTCCGGGAACGCGCCCGCACCAAGAaggaggagctgcgggaagccAAGCGGCAGCGCTACCAGGAGGGCTGCGCCCGCGTCTTCGCCCCCGACGCCACTCGCCCCCTGCGCTACGGGGAcatcccctggcccagccccacgggCACCGTGGCCGAGATGGCTGCAGCGGCCATGCTGGGCACGGATCCCTCGGACGCCGGCGCCTACCGCCGCCAGCTCCGCCGCCAGCAGGCCCTGTGGCACCCGGATAAATTCGCCCAGCGCTGCGGGGGGCGACTGGCGGAGCCGGATCGGtgccgggtcctggccacggTCACGGCCCTGTCCCAGGAACTCAACAGACTGGCTGAGGCGGCCAAATAA